The sequence GGAAACCTTCCAGACGGCTTTCGACGATGACGCCGACTGCCAAGGATTTCATTACGCTCCCGATGGGCATGATATCCGGATTGGCTGCCCAGCCACGCTGGACCGGATCGGCAGACAGATACAGGTTCCGTACAAGGATTTTCGCGTCCGCCAGAAGCGGGCGCGGCTCGTTTATGATCTCGAAGTCTGACGGAATCGGCACGCCGTTGGGTCGGCGCGCGAGTTTTACGGTCCGGTTAGCGTCGGGCAGCCTGTAGGTAGGGATCATGCCGGCGGAAGCCATGCGCCGATCGCCGGCCGGACCATCCTTACACGAACATCGCCAGCAAAGACTTCGCTTGCGGTAAAAGGGTCATCCTCGATCATGTGCCGGGCCTCATCTTCGCTAGCCGCCTCGAGGACAAAAAAGCTGCCCACCGGGGCGTCGGCCTTCAGAATGGCGCCGGCAGCTTTGAGCGCATCGCCCTGTCCCAGCCAGTAATCGATGTGCTTGGCGCGGAGCGCCTGGCGCAGGTCGGCGGCACCGGCGCGATCGAGGGCTTGAATCAGGAAATGGGGCAAGGGGAACCTCTTAGGATGGTAGGAGGGAATATTGGCTACTGCGCGGTGGGCCTTGACTGACCGATCGGGCGGCGTTCGACGATAGTCAGTCCGTAGCCGTCGAGCGCGGCCAGCTTGGCTGCGCTCGACGTCAGCAGGATCATATCCGTCACTCCAAGCTGGCGCAGAATTTGGGCGCCAATGCCATAATCGCGAAGGGCGTGACTCTGCGCTACCTCGCGCGAGCGATAGCGGTCCGAAAGCGCCGTGGGGCTGACATCGCGAATGAAGACGGCGACGCCCGGGCCATCATGCTGTCCGATCATGGTCAGCGCATCGCCGATATAGTTGGAGCGCGCCTCGATATGTCCCAACAGGTCAACGCCGAAATCAACCTGATGCATACGCACCATCGTCGACACGCCGGGCTCAATGACGCCGCGCACCAGCACAGCGTGCTCGGTTCGTTCGAGAATATTACGGTAGAGACGCAGTTGGAAATCGCCGTAAATGCTCGTGAACGGCATCTCCATCACGAGTTCGATCAGCTTGTCGGTTTTTTGCCGATAGGCGATGAGATCAGCGATGGTACCCATTTTGAGACCGTGCTCGCGGCAAAAGGGGACGAGGTCCGGAACACGCGCCATCGTGCCATCGTCATTCATGATTTCGCAAATGACCCCGGATGGGAGCAACCCCGCAAGGATCGAAATATCGACCGCTGCTTCGGTATGGCCCGCGCGAACGAGCACGCCGCCATCGCGCGCGACCAACGGAAAGACATGGCCCGGGCTAACAATGTCGGATGGCCCTTTGGTCGGATCGACCGCCACCGCGACGGTATGCGAGCGGTCATGTGCCGAGATGCCGGTGGTGACGCCTTCCGCTGCCTCGATCGACACGGTAAAAGCGGTGCGCAAGCTGTCGCCATTTTGCTCCACCATCGAGGCGAGGTTGAGCTCGCCGGCCCGCTCCGCGGTCATCGCCAAACAAATGAGGCCGCGGGCGTAGCGCGCCATGAAGTTTATCCGTTCGGGAGTCGCGAATTGTGCGGGAATGATGATGTCACCTTCATTCTCACGGTTTTCTGCATCGACAAGCACATAGGGCCTGCCGTTTCGCGCTTCCTCGATGATGTCTTCGATCGCGTGAAATCCGTCCGAATTGCTCATAACTACGCTTTCAAATTCCTCGAACCCCAGGATGCGCCGGTTCATGACTGCCGGCAAACTGCCGGACCCGCACGAGGCGAGCCCGGCCCCCTTTTGACCTAGAATGTTTTTGAAACGCGGATACCAAATTGCCGCGGACGCCCCCAAGTTGCTGCAATCTCTTCGCTCAGATCGGTAGAGGATACGAAATATTCCTCATCGGTGAGATTGGTGGCGAACAGCTCAACACGGAAATCATCGTCCGATTTCCAGCCAATGCGTGCGTTTACCAAGGCATAGGCCTCTTGAACGTTCAGCGGGTTATTCTCGGGGCGGAAGAAGACCGACGTCGCATAGTTGATATCGGCCGCAATGATCGCATTGCCGCTCCCCTCGCCCAAAGAAGGCTCCCATGTGAGACCCGCGCTACCGGAGAAGCGGGGCGTGTTGGCAAGCCGCTTGCCGTCTAGCGGCACGCCCGCGATCAAGACGGTCGGCGGCGCAGACACCTTATTATAGTTCAGCGCGCCTGCCAGCGTGATGGTAAGATCGGAGACAGGGCGCGCCTGAACCTCAAGCTCACCGCCGCTGATCTTGGCGTCACCGATGTTGAGGTAAACGCTGATCGACGGCGCGGTACAGGGGAGCACCGTGCACGGCACCGACGCCGCGGCCTGAATGCCCTTATAGTCGCTGTGGAAAAGCGACCCGTTTATCGTCAATGCGCGGTCGAGCCAGCTCGTCTTGAAGCCAACCTCATATGTCGTGATCGATTCGGGAGAAACGGGACCGACACCGCTCAACGCTGATACGAAACCCGTGTTGTACCCGCCTGATTTGAAGCCGGTTGCAGCCGATATGTAGAGCATGTGGTCGGGGGTGACGTGCCAGTCGGCGCCTAGACGCCAGGTCACCTTGTTCGTCTTCAGAATATCGGAGAAGGTAAAACGCGGTGTTCCGCCGCGCGTCGCGATCACCGGATCAGCGACCGAGGCAAGGTTAATGAGATTCTTGCGGTCGCTTGTATAACGGATGCCGCCATTGATGTTCACGCTGTCGGTCAATGCCCAGGTGACGTCGGCGAAGCCGGCGTAGCTGCGGATTTTCTGATCTGACCAGGTACCCGTGCGCAAGCGCGGAAGTGCAGCGGTGAAGAACCGCTTGTCGCCGTAATAATAGCCGCCCAGTTGCCAGCTTATCGGGCCTGTGTCCCCGGCGAGACGGAGTTCCTGGCTCAGCTGCTCGTGCCGGATGAAGTAGCGGGTTTCATAATTGATGAGCGCGTTATGCGAGGCATCGGTATCGATGGCATCGAACTTTGTCCCCCACTCATAAGCGGTCACGGAAGTGAGGCTGGCGAAACCAAGGTCGGCTTCGAGCTTTGCCCATCCGCCTGCCGCTTCGAGTTCGTATGGGATTTTGGGGAGCTCGGAGTAGACGTGGCGCGGATCAGGGTCGGGATCGATGAAGCCGGCCTGGTTTGCGCAGCGCGAAGCAAGAATATCGGCAGCTGCACAGCGCACGCCCAGATTGCCGGGCACGCGCGCGCCGAAGAGCGCCCTGCCATCCTCGCTTCCCTCGGTGTGGCTGTAATGTCCGCTCACGGTGAGTTCGACCTCGGGCGCGAGATCCACCTCGAGCATTCCCCGAACCGCGACCGAGTAATCGACGCTGGCAAGATGCGTCCGTGTAATCAGGTTGGTCTGCCACCCCTCGCTCGAGTTGATCCGGCCGGCAATTCGCGCACGGACACCGTCGGCAAGCGGGCCGGAAACGGCCACTTCGGCGGTCATGTCATTGAAGCTGGCATATTGCGCCATGACGTTCATTTCGAACACGTCGGTTGGGCGCCGACTTACATATTGGACAAGACCGCCGGTCGCATTGCGTCCGTAGAGCGTCCCCTGCGGCCCGCGCAGGACCTCGACGCGCTCGAGATCGAACAACTGCAAGGTCGCAAAGGCCGGATTGCCGAGATAGACATCGTCGGCATAGAGCGCGACCGAGGCCTCGTTCGTGTAGGTGAAGTCAAGAACGGTCACACCGCGGATATTGAAAACCGGGAAACCTGAGTTGCCTGCAGGGGCCTGAAAACGGACACCCGGCACACGGGTGATAATATCCGATACGGTTGTCGCTGCCATTTCGCGGATCGCTTGGCCCGAGAATGCGGCAACCGACACCGGCACGTCCTGGAGCCGCTGTTCACGGCGCTGAGCGGTCACAATGATGTCTGCGCCGCTCGCGTCCGACGCGGTGTCGGCGGGAGTTTCCTCCGCGGCAGCTGGTGCGCCGCTCTCCTCCGCAGCGCTTGCAGTTTGCGCCGCCGCAGGTGCAGCCGTGACACCGACGAAAAGGGCCGTGCCCAACAGCAGATTTCTTCTCATATCGTTCCTCGTCCCCTGGCACTGCTACCGGGCTATCGTATCGGAAGATAGCCTCTTGCGAATATAGATCGCATCATTACCATTCGTATGCAATCTA is a genomic window of Sphingopyxis sp. YR583 containing:
- a CDS encoding YciI family protein — encoded protein: MPHFLIQALDRAGAADLRQALRAKHIDYWLGQGDALKAAGAILKADAPVGSFFVLEAASEDEARHMIEDDPFTASEVFAGDVRVRMVRPAIGAWLPPA
- the ribB gene encoding 3,4-dihydroxy-2-butanone-4-phosphate synthase, with product MGASAAIWYPRFKNILGQKGAGLASCGSGSLPAVMNRRILGFEEFESVVMSNSDGFHAIEDIIEEARNGRPYVLVDAENRENEGDIIIPAQFATPERINFMARYARGLICLAMTAERAGELNLASMVEQNGDSLRTAFTVSIEAAEGVTTGISAHDRSHTVAVAVDPTKGPSDIVSPGHVFPLVARDGGVLVRAGHTEAAVDISILAGLLPSGVICEIMNDDGTMARVPDLVPFCREHGLKMGTIADLIAYRQKTDKLIELVMEMPFTSIYGDFQLRLYRNILERTEHAVLVRGVIEPGVSTMVRMHQVDFGVDLLGHIEARSNYIGDALTMIGQHDGPGVAVFIRDVSPTALSDRYRSREVAQSHALRDYGIGAQILRQLGVTDMILLTSSAAKLAALDGYGLTIVERRPIGQSRPTAQ
- a CDS encoding TonB-dependent receptor, which gives rise to MRRNLLLGTALFVGVTAAPAAAQTASAAEESGAPAAAEETPADTASDASGADIIVTAQRREQRLQDVPVSVAAFSGQAIREMAATTVSDIITRVPGVRFQAPAGNSGFPVFNIRGVTVLDFTYTNEASVALYADDVYLGNPAFATLQLFDLERVEVLRGPQGTLYGRNATGGLVQYVSRRPTDVFEMNVMAQYASFNDMTAEVAVSGPLADGVRARIAGRINSSEGWQTNLITRTHLASVDYSVAVRGMLEVDLAPEVELTVSGHYSHTEGSEDGRALFGARVPGNLGVRCAAADILASRCANQAGFIDPDPDPRHVYSELPKIPYELEAAGGWAKLEADLGFASLTSVTAYEWGTKFDAIDTDASHNALINYETRYFIRHEQLSQELRLAGDTGPISWQLGGYYYGDKRFFTAALPRLRTGTWSDQKIRSYAGFADVTWALTDSVNINGGIRYTSDRKNLINLASVADPVIATRGGTPRFTFSDILKTNKVTWRLGADWHVTPDHMLYISAATGFKSGGYNTGFVSALSGVGPVSPESITTYEVGFKTSWLDRALTINGSLFHSDYKGIQAAASVPCTVLPCTAPSISVYLNIGDAKISGGELEVQARPVSDLTITLAGALNYNKVSAPPTVLIAGVPLDGKRLANTPRFSGSAGLTWEPSLGEGSGNAIIAADINYATSVFFRPENNPLNVQEAYALVNARIGWKSDDDFRVELFATNLTDEEYFVSSTDLSEEIAATWGRPRQFGIRVSKTF